In Prunus dulcis chromosome 1, ALMONDv2, whole genome shotgun sequence, the following are encoded in one genomic region:
- the LOC117620998 gene encoding DNA repair protein RAD5B has translation MDPRNGAEEEKVSSVEIPKFDILPEISQCGEANNSNFEIPTAVIVKRTNTSTGARISAPINQEGSKAADEAEAQRLVKEEVPDSQEGLVTLAQLPDPTSTHIKQESSEKSDRAETLSGLNPPSLVKIEVPDSQEGLIQQAKPVPIRVKQEPFVESDEANPLSLVPSQVPDSQEGLVLRVEPITTLVKLEASEEADEAEKLHGSKPERPEKKEVPDQQEGLTQQEENVKKIRAVVGSEISELLIQLVLSRCGDNPDAAINYILEGQGISVKPTNTSTGACISTQLPDSHKGSKPNSQVKKEDPDCQVTSVQQTRPKNLEDGDFPTEQDWLLVGRTFVTALSTSKGRKLFDNEIVHFSFPSANSSHKTRWIVRFSTKQFGEIGRLPMEWAKCVIPLVNSGKVKLRGRCIAAPKVLSMMQEVILYVSFYIHHSIFTEGDHSSWRLDVSPNIDSSIYPLLSQFKLLKIQPYKKAEFTPEELDSRKRLLNIERIPDDGAPVLPLVKRRKGCQQPSEESRDEQAITESSLNKIVGAADVYDLEEMEPPSTLTCVLKPYQKQALYWMSELEKGIDVEKATQTLHPCWAAYHMCDERVSSVYVNIFTGEATTKFPTATQMARGGILADAMGLGKTVMTIALILARPGRSSNSIEIAKRRRIDSDTSTPFKPRGGTLVVCPMSLLSQWKDELETHSESESISIFVHYGGYRSTDPKVISVQDVVLTTYGVLSTSYKSDGENSIFHQIDWYRVVLDEAHSIKSSKTQVAQAAFALSSHCRWCLTGTPIQNNLEDLYSLLCFLHVEPWCNWAWWSKLIQRPYESGDPRGLRLIKAILRSLMLRRTKETKDKKGRPILVLPPTDIQTIECEQSEAERYFYDALFRRSKVQFDQFVAQGKVLHNYANILELLLRLRQCCNHPYLVMSSADSQKIKSGSDPQKFADLDELARRFLEANRDASTSKQIVPTQAYVEEVVESIRRGENKECPICLELADDPVLTPCAHKMCRECLLSSWQTPATGRCPICRQWLKYTDLIACPSESRFQANTEGNWTESSKVLKLLDCLEHILRSDSGAKSIVFSQWTAFLDLLETPMKKRGIGFLRFDGKLSQTQRERVLNEFNETRQKMVLLTSLKTGGVGLNLTAASNVFIMDPWWNPAVEEQAIMRIHRIGQKRTVVVRRFIVKDSVEERMQQVQARKQKMIAGALTDEEVRSARIEELKMLFT, from the exons ATGGACCCCAGAAACGGCGCAGAGGAAGAGAAAGTCTCATCAgttgaaattcccaaatttgaTATTCTCCCAGAGATCTCGCAATGCGGTGAGGCCAACAACTCCAACTTTGAAATTCCTACGGCGGTGATTGTTAAGCGAACCAATACGAGCACTGGGGCTCGTATTTCAGCCCCGATCAATCAAGAGGGCTCCAAGGCTGCAGATGAAGCCGAAGCTCAGAGATTAGTGAAGGAAGAAGTTCCTGATAGTCAAGAGGGTTTGGTAACTTTGGCTCAACTGCCGGATCCTACGTCCACCCATATCAAGCAAGAGAGCTCCGAGAAGTCAGATAGGGCTGAAACTCTTTCTGGGTTGAACCCTCCAAGCTTGGTTAAGATTGAGGTTCCTGATAGCCAGGAGGGTTTGATTCAGCAGGCAAAACCTGTTCCAATTCGGGTCAAGCAAGAGCCCTTTGTGGAGTCAGATGAGGCCAATCCTCTAAGCTTAGTACCGAGTCAGGTTCCTGATAGTCAAGAGGGTTTGGTCCTACGAGTGGAACCCATTACGACCCTGGTTAAGCTGGAGGCCTCTGAGGAGGCAGATGAAGCCGAAAAGCTTCACGGGTCTAAGCCTGAGCGCccagaaaagaaggaagttCCTGATCAGCAAGAGGGTCTGACCCAACAGGAAGAGAATGTCAAGAAAATCCGAGCAGTTGTGGGGTCTGAAATATCTGAACTTTTAATTCAACTAGTACTCTCTCGATGCGGTGACAACCCAGATGCAGCCATCAATTACATCCTTGAAGGTCAGGGGATATCGGTTAAGCCGACAAATACGAGCACAGGAGCTTGTATCTCAACCCAGTTGCCCGATTCGCATAAGGGATCGAAGCCTAATAGCCAGGTAAAGAAGGAAGATCCTGATTGTCAAGTAACTTCGGTTCAACAGACGAGGCCTAAAAATTTGGAGGATGGAGACTTCCCCACAGAGCAGGATTGGCTTTTGGTGGGAAGAACATTTGTCACTGCACTTTCTACTTCCAAAGGCAGGAAATTGTTTGATAATGAGATTGttcatttctcttttccttccGCAAACTCCAGCCACAAAACCAGATGGATTgttcgtttctcaaccaagCAATTTGGAGAG ATTGGTCGGCTTCCCATGGAATGGGCAAAGTGTGTTATTCCGCTTGTAAATTCTGGTAAAGTTAAACTTCGTGGGCGTTGTATAGCTGCACCGAAAGTCCTTTCTATGATGCAAGAGGTCATATTGTATGTAAG TTTTTATATTCACCACTCAATTTTCACGGAGGGTGACCACTCGTCGTGGAGGCTAGATGTATCCCCCAACATTGATTCTTCAATTTATCCTCTCCTCAGTCAGTTCAAATTGCTGAAAATTCAGCCATATAAGAAG GCTGAATTCACCCCAGAAGAACTTGATTCCCGGAAACGCCTTTTGAATATTGAA CGTATCCCAGATGACGGTGCTCCTGTGTTGCCCTTAGTGAAACGAAGAAAGGGTTGCCAACAGCCTTCAGAAGAAAGCAGAGATGAACAAGCCATTACAGAGTCATCTCTAAATAAGATTGTTGGTGCAGCAGATGTTTATGACTTGGAG GAGATGGAACCCCCGAGTACTCTCACGTGTGTTCTGAAACCATACCAGAAACAAGCTCTCTACTGGATGTCTGAATTAGAGAAGGGAATTGATGTTGAGAAGGCAACACAAACTCTTCATCCTTGCTGGGCGGCCTATCATATGTGTGATGA GAGGGTTTCTTCAGTCTATGTGAACATCTTCACGGGAGAGGCAACCACAAAATTTCCAACTGCAACACAGATGGCAAGAGGAGGA ATCCTAGCAGATGCAATGGGACTTGGGAAGACTGTGATGACAATTGCTCTAATACTTGCAAGACCAGGCAGAAGCTCTAATAGTATTGAAATTGCAAAGAGGAGGAGGATAGATTCAGATACAAGCACCCCATTTAAACCAAGGGGAGGCACTCTTGTTGTCTGTCCCATGTCTTTGTTAAGCCAGTGGAAG GATGAGCTTGAAACCCATTCAGAGTCGGAAagcatttccatttttgttcACTATGGTGGATACAGATCCACTGACCCCAAGGTGATATCAGTACAAGATGTAGTCTTGACAACATATGGTGTCTTGTCTACATCTTATAAAAGT GATGGGGAGAACAGCATTTTCCACCAGATCGACTGGTATAGGGTGGTGCTTGATGAAGCACATAGCATTAAATCTTCAAAGACCCAAGTTGCTCAGGCTGCTTTTGCCTTGTCCTCCCATTGTCGATGGTGTTTGACAGGAACGCCTATTCAG AATAATTTGGAAGACCTCTACAGCCTCTTATGCTTCTTGCATGTTGAACCATGGTGCAACTGGGCATG GTGGAGTAAATTAATTCAACGACCTTATGAGAGTGGTGACCCTAGAGGACTGAGATTGATAAAGGCTATTTTGAGGTCATTAATGTTAAGAAGAACAAAGGAGACAAAGGATAAAAAAGGAAG GCCCATACTTGTTCTCCCTCCAACTGACATTCAAACCATTGAGTGTGAACAGTCAGAAGCTGAACGCTACTTTTATGATGCCCTTTTTAGGAGATCAAAA GTCCAGTTTGATCAGTTTGTGGCACAAGGCAAGGTTCTTCACAACTATGCAAATATCCTTGAGCTACTACTCCGATTGAGGCAGTGTTGCAACCACCCATATCTTGTGATGAG TAGCGCTGATTcacaaaagataaaaagtgGGAGTGATCCCCAAAAGTTTGCAGACTTGGACGAGCTTGCTAGAAGATTCCTTGAGGCTAATCGTGATGCTTCCACTTCAAAGCAGATTGTCCCCACCCAAGCCTATGTTGAAGAGGTTGTTGAGAGTATACGTCGGGGTGAAAACAAAGAGTGTCCCATATGCTTGGAGCTTGCAGATGATCCTGTACTTACACCATGCGCGCATAAGATGTGCAGGGAGTGTCTTCTCTCAAGCTGGCAGACACCAGCTACTGGTCGATGTCCAATATGTCGGCAATGGCTCAAATACACTGACCTTATAGCCTGCCCATCAGAAAGCCGTTTCCAGGCTAATACTGAGGGAAATTGGACGGAATCTTCAAAGGTTTTAAAGCTCTTGGATTGCTTGGAACATATCCTTCGGTCAGATTCTGGTGCAAAGAGCATTGTTTTCAGTCAGTGGACTGCATTTTTGGATCTCTTGGAGACCCCTATGAAGAAAAGAGGAATTGGGTTTCTGAGGTTTGATGGAAAGCTGTCCCAGACACAGAGAGAAAGGGTATTGAACGAGTTCAATGAGACCAGGCAGAAGATG GTGTTGTTGACGTCTTTGAAAACTGGTGGTGTTGGTCTAAATTTAACTGCAGCATCTAATGTCTTTATAATG GATCCATGGTGGAATCCAGCGGTTGAGGAGCAAGCAATAATGAGAATTCATCGCATTGGACAAAAGCGAACTGTTGTTGTTAGAAGATTTATTGTCAAG GACTCAGTGGAGGAACGCATGCAACAAGTTCAGGCCAGGAAGCAAAAAATGATTGCTGGAGCTCTCACTGATGAGGAAGTAAGATCTGCCAGAATTGAGGAGCTCAAAATGCTTTTCACATAG
- the LOC117614906 gene encoding protein PSK SIMULATOR 1, producing MVAEPWILKMGNQVSSNLKHALLLQPSKKSSSKNLPTSNNAKTQKQTIGILSFEVANVMSKTVYLHKSLTDSEISKLKNEILKSEGVLNLVSSDEAYLLELAMAEKLEDLNRVAAVVSRLGKRCVEPALQGFEHVYADLVNGVIDVKELGFLVKDMEGMVRRMERYVNATSNLYSEIEVLNELEQATKKFQHNQHEESKRAFEQKLIWQKQDVRHLKDVSLWNQTYDKVVELLARTVCTVYATIRAVFGDSVLGKNHVGLIGGASPPPMSGPVDARRVSQVASEPLKRVLSRKKGLHSGPVEKAMVVKKGSAFKPPQFDSRRGELGLYRAEDFNFPCGTSPGRIFMDCLRVSSSVNDDDDDDYVGAGNFEERSSQISGSSVANGGLRRDCSNHSGCFSRTQMGVQSKSGGMNGARFGPKSKLMVYAPPSTVGGSALALHYANVIIVVEKLLRYPYLVGEEARDDLYHMLPTSLRMSLRTNLKSYAKNFSIYDAPLAHDWKETLDGILRWLAPLAHNMIRWQSERNFEQQQIVTRTNVLLLQTLYFADREKTEAAICQVLVGLNYICRYEHQQNALLDCASSFDFEDCMDWQLQCGASFVD from the coding sequence ATGGTTGCAGAGCCTTGGATTTTGAAGATGGGCAACCAGGTAAGCTCCAATCTCAAGcatgctcttcttcttcaaccttCAAAGAAATCAAGCTCCAAAAACCTACCCACCAGCAACAACGCCAAAACCCAGAAGCAGACTATAGGCATTCTCTCTTTTGAAGTAGCTAATGTTATGTCCAAGACTGTGTACCTCCACAAGTCCCTCACAGACTCCGAGAtctcaaaactaaaaaacGAGATCTTGAAGTCTGAAGGAGTACTGAACTTGGTCTCGTCCGACGAGGCCTATCTTCTCGAGCTTGCAATGGCCGAGAAGCTCGAAGACCTTAACCGGGTCGCAGCGGTTGTGTCCAGGCTTGGAAAAAGGTGTGTTGAGCCTGCTTTGCAGGGTTTTGAGCATGTCTATGCTGACCTTGTTAATGGGGTTATTGATGTGAAGGAGTTGGGGTTTTTGGTGAAGGACATGGAGGGTATGGTTAGGAGGATGGAGAGGTATGTGAACGCCACTTCAAATTTGTACAGTGAAATTGAGGTTTTGAATGAGTTGGAACAGGCCACCAAGAAGTTTCAGCACAATCAACACGAGGAGAGCAAAAGGGCTTTTGAGCAGAAGCTGATTTGGCAGAAGCAAGACGTGAGACACCTCAAGGATGTTTCTCTTTGGAACCAAACCTATGATAAGGTTGTGGAGTTGCTGGCCAGGACAGTTTGTACCGTTTATGCTACTATTCGTGCTGTTTTTGGTGACTCTGTTTTGGGCAAGAACCATGTTGGCCTAATTGGCGGAGCTTCACCACCTCCTATGTCTGGTCCGGTTGACGCGAGAAGGGTTTCTCAGGTGGCTTCTGAGCCACTGAAGAGAGTTCTTAGTAGGAAAAAGGGGTTGCACTCGGGTCCAGTTGAGAAAGCTATGGTGGTGAAAAAGGGGTCAGCTTTTAAGCCGCCTCAATTTGATTCAAGGAGAGGTGAATTGGGATTGTATCGAGCAGAGGATTTTAATTTTCCGTGTGGAACTAGCCCGGGGAGGATTTTCATGGACTGCCTTAGAGTAAGCAGTTCTgttaatgatgatgatgatgatgattatgtTGGTGCTGGTAATTTTGAGGAAAGGAGTAGCCAAATTTCAGGTAGCAGTGTTGCAAATGGTGGTTTGAGGAGAGACTGTTCGAACCATTCAGGTTGTTTCAGTCGAACCCAAATGGGTGTTCAATCAAAGAGTGGTGGGATGAATGGTGCCAGGTTTGGTCCCAAGAGTAAGTTAATGGTATATGCTCCTCCTTCTACCGTGGGAGGCTCTGCTCTAGCTTTGCATTATGCTAATGTTATAATTGTTGTCGAGAAGTTGCTTCGCTATCCTTATCTAGTTGGTGAGGAAGCTAGGGACGATTTGTATCATATGTTGCCAACCAGTTTAAGGATGTCCCTGAGGACTAATCTCAAGTCCTATGCTAAGAATTTCTCAATATATGATGCACCTCTTGCGCATGATTGGAAGGAGACTCTTGATGGGATTTTGAGATGGCTTGCCCCGCTGGCACATAACATGATCAGATGGCAGAGCGAGCGTAATTTCGAGCAACAGCAGATTGTTACGAGAACAAATGTTCTTCTGCTGCAGACATTGTATTTTGCTGATCGAGAAAAGACAGAGGCAGCCATTTGTCAGGTTCTTGTTGGGTTGAATTATATATGCCGTTATGAGCATCAGCAAAATGCATTATTGGATTGTGCAAgtagttttgattttgaagacTGCATGGATTGGCAATTGCAATGCGGAGCTTCTTTTGTTGATTGA
- the LOC117614800 gene encoding uncharacterized protein At4g14450, chloroplastic-like translates to MADAPRPSSSSNRRQPSRLQRRAPPPSSLQINRVPDWNIAIPLLSPLVSPDCPIDTTKSRDQHQQKEMPRHHQGAEAEKSAQAMVFKKWQHPAAPFCYEPAPFVSAFVPV, encoded by the coding sequence ATGGCAGACGCACCCAGACCAAGCTCCTCCAGCAACCGCCGCCAGCCCAGCCGCCTCCAGCGGCGCGCCCCGCCCCCTTCTTCCTTACAAATAAATCGCGTCCCTGATTGGAACATCGCGATCcccctcctctctcctctcgtCTCCCCCGATTGCCCTATAGACACCACCAAATCCCGAGACCAGCACCAGCAGAAGGAGATGCCACGTCATCATCAGGGGGCGGAGGCCGAGAAATCGGCGCAGGCGATGGTATTCAAGAAGTGGCAGCATCCGGCAGCGCCCTTCTGCTACGAGCCGGCTCCGTTTGTCTCGGCTTTTGTTCCGGTGTAG
- the LOC117615214 gene encoding AT-hook motif nuclear-localized protein 20-like, which produces MDSAATNSAALNKQRELEISINENNSGRSSGGDEDRDQDEPKEGAVEIGSRRPRGRPPGSKNKPKPPIFVTRDSPNSLRSHVMEVAGGADVAESVAQFARRRQRGVCVLSGSGSVANVTLRQPAAPGAVVALQGRFEILSLSGAFLPGPAPPGSTGLTVYLAAGNGQVVGGSVVGSLVAAGPVMVVAATFANATYERLPLEEDEEGGGSGGGGHNNGGSGNSPTAGGSSGAQLGSGGHQHQQQLPDPSSGGLPNIYSHHLPPNLIPNGGHGQLGHEAYAWARPPY; this is translated from the coding sequence ATGGACTCGGCAGCCACCAATTCGGCCGCACTCAACAAGCAGCGCGAGCTCGAAATCTCCATCAACGAAAACAACAGCGGCAGAAGCAGCGGCGGAGATGAAGACAGAGACCAAGATGAGCCCAAAGAAGGAGCAGTCGAGATTGGATCCCGCAGGCCAAGAGGCCGCCCTCCGGGATCCAAAAACAAGCCCAAACCCCCCATCTTCGTCACCCGGGACAGCCCCAACTCCCTCCGCAGCCACGTCATGGAGGTGGCTGGAGGCGCTGACGTGGCCGAGAGCGTGGCCCAGTTTGCGAGGCGGCGGCAGAGAGGAGTGTGTGTCCTCAGCGGGAGTGGCTCAGTGGCGAATGTAACGCTCAGGCAACCTGCGGCTCCTGGAGCTGTTGTGGCACTACAAGGAAGGTTTGAGATTTTGTCTCTGAGTGGTGCCTTCCTGCCCGGGCCCGCCCCACCCGGGTCGACGGGGCTGACGGTGTACTTGGCTGCCGGGAACGGGCAGGTGGTTGGGGGCAGTGTGGTGGGGTCACTTGTGGCAGCAGGGCCAGTGATGGTGGTGGCAGCAACATTTGCAAATGCTACATATGAGAGACTGCCTCttgaggaagatgaagaaggtgGAGGAAGTGGAGGAGGAGGGCATAACAATGGGGGTTCAGGGAATTCTCCAACTGCGGGAGGGAGCAGTGGGGCCCAGTTGGGGAGTGGAGGGCATCAGCATCAGCAGCAGCTGCCTGACCCTTCATCTGGAGGGCTGCCTAATATTTACAGTCATCATCTCCCTCCAAATCTGATCCCAAATGGTGGCCATGGACAGCTTGGCCATGAAGCCTATGCTTGGGCAAGACCACCTTACTGA
- the LOC117614077 gene encoding bet1-like SNARE 1-1 yields MKPMSYRREHRSSKSALLDGLEEGGLRASSSYSHDINEHDNDKAVQSLQDRVVFLKRLTGDMHEEVESHNRLLDRMGNHMDASRGILSGTMDRFKMVFEKKSSWRMCRLVAYFVVSFLIIYVLFRICRIFMHS; encoded by the exons ATGAAACCAATGAGCTACAGAAG GGAGCACCGTTCCTCCAAATCAGCTCTTTTAGATGGTCTCGAGGAAGGTGGTCTTAGGGCCTCCTCCTCATACTCCCATGACATTAATGAGCATGACAATGACAAAGCCGTGCAAAGTTTACAAGACAGAGTTGTTTTTCTGAAGAGA TTAACAGGTGATATGCATGAAGAGGTGGAGAGTCATAATCGTTTGCTTGACCGAATG GGCAATCACATGGATGCATCAAGGGGTATATTGTCTGGAACGATGGATCGGTTTAAGATG GTATTTGAGAAAAAATCAAGCTGGAGAATGTGTAGACTTGTGGCATATTTTGTGGTGTCCTTCTTAATCATATACGTTCTCTTTAG GATTTGCAGAATCTTTATGCATAGCTGA